Within Coffea arabica cultivar ET-39 chromosome 4e, Coffea Arabica ET-39 HiFi, whole genome shotgun sequence, the genomic segment TCAATATCCCAGTTTGTATTTTTGTTGCACCAAAAGCTACAGATgttctctctgtctctctctgcTTATATAAGTGTAACTGAAGATAAATTTATGTGGTTATTTAAAGGAAATTAATTTATATCCTTATACAGTTGGAAGTTATATATGtctcatttttctgtttttgtttaGGAACAATATGGTATTTCGAATTTTGTCTCatttttttactcaattaaaGTGAGTTGGACTCAAATTACACTAAATCCAACGGGATATTACACCCTCAAGTTACATTCACTGTAATGGAGAAACAAGtatttttgacaaaataatAACTATTATCATCATTGAGGGATACAAATTGAGGGTATGTTCCATAAAAGATTATAGAATTTTCCTAAAACTAGTATAACACTATTGAAAAATGCGTTTACGGAAAAAGTAGAAATTTTTTGATCAAAAATCCCTTTCCAAACAATAAACTAGTCTCAACAACCCCGATTCCATTTTTCCACTAAATCATTGCCACATTTTCCACTAACAATGCCACATTGGAATTCACATTGACTTCTTGGACATTATAAAATGCAAGAACAACATTGGATTCTCAAATAATGCAATGATTGCAGTCCCAAATTTCCAATGACATTCATAGATTATCAATCAATTCAAACGATTTGAGATTTTGGCCAAACCAGTCCATTCAAAGGATTCTTCAAATTAAAAATGTGCTAAATGAGATGATCATTGTAGTCCATTTTAGTTGTCAACTCTTCCTGAGCGGCCCTCTAACTTCTTGAATTAGGTGGATATGCAATTTCTTTCAAATGGTTGGTCAATCTTTTCTGCTGCATTTGCTTCCGCATTACTCTTTAGCTATCTATGGAGACATTGTTGAAAACTTCTTAATACATCAATTGCACTGCACAAGTCTTGCTGTTCAATGCAGCAGCACTAGCATCCTCCAATCAATACCAAAATTACCATTTGCATTGTAGAAGATCCAGATTAGATACATTCTCTTGTTGAGAGATCAAATTCATTATTCCACCTCCCTTTTTCTCCCAAAGATCCAAAACAGATGAACAAACGAAGTCGAAGGTAAAACCATGAGAAAGGTATGCTATAACAAGGTGACTATAATCAGTTCAAGGAAGCACCAAAAATCAGATATGTAAATGGTTAGAATTTTGTTTAAGTCCCATATTTGGAAACAGTTCCTGAAGGATGGATTTGGCTCTCGATTTTAAGAAGCAGGATTGTCAAATCTATCGTTCTGCATAGTAGAATATACTAGGCCATCTGTAAATTGGTAATATCTTGTAATAATGAAATCTCTGATTTCTTGGCTGGAAAATTCTGATTACAAagatcagttttttttttcttgagttgTCACTGGAGTCGTGAGTGAGTTGAACGTTTCTTTATTGGATATTAGTAAATCGTTACCGATTTTCTAATGGGATAAAATActgcttttcaaatttcaacatTGCCTTGATGATCTGATGGAAAACTGTCTTAAATGGCAACTAAGAATGTTTCTTTAGTCATTAGACTCTATATACATTGCAGACAAAATTGTAAATCCTATAACAATAATGAATGTGAAGTATTTGTTTACATGAACAATTATAACATGGACACCCATACCTGGTACGTATATGTTTGTCAACTAAAATATGTTCAGGCTTGAAGTATGAACACTTGAGACAGTTCAAATAATCCAATATCTTGCTCATcctgatgaagaagaagatccATAACTTTGATGCCTTCTGCTTCCTCTACCTGAAATCTGAAGCAGCATAGCTAGCACCTCTTTCATGTTAGGTCTGGCTTGTGGTGTCTCTGTTGTGCATCTTATTCCAATTCTTAGTAATTCACACATCTCCTCTGCTCCCTTTTCCAGCCCAGATACCAAAAGGGATACTGGAATCAGGCTTCTAGTAAATCCTTGACGTCCATCTCCCATTACCCTTCTTGCCCATTCAAGAAGACATTCTTCTCCTCCGTCAACAGCACGTCGCCCCGTTGCTAGCTCCATAACAAGCACCCCATAGCTGTAGACATCACCCTTTGTCGTGGCGTGCCATATCTGGCCATACTCTGGTGCAACATAGCCAATTGTACCAGCCACCATTGTGCTGACATGACTTCCTCCATTAATAACTCTAGCAAGACCAAAATCTGTAACTCGTGCCTTCCCATTCTTATCAAGAAGCACATTGCTAGCCTTGACATCTCTGTGCACGATACAAGGATAGCACTCATGGTGTAAATATACTAAAGCATGCGCTACATCAACTGCTACCTCAATGCGCCTTTTCCATGTAAATCTTGTTCGATCAATGATAAGGTCCTCTAAAGTGCCACCTTCCATGTATTCATAGACCAGCAATTTTTCTGATCCATCAAGACACCATCCATAAAGTTTTACCAGGTTAGGATGTGGCCAACCAAAACCATTTCCACTCAATGCCTCCATTTCAGCCTGGAACTCTCTTTCTCCCTCCACACCCTCTCTCTGTAGCTTCTTTATTGCCACTTCTGTGCCGTTAGGCAAGACCCCACGATAAACTATTCCAGATCCTCCTCTTCCAATGATCCTATCATTTGAGAAGTTACTAGTAGCTTGGAGAATATCAGCATGAGTAAAGGCTGTTTTGTCTAAGCGGATTACCATTACTCTATCTGACAACCATGGGGAAGATGAACTTGAAGTTGACACAAGTTCGTGCATGCCCTTTGATTCCTCCAAGAGATATCCTGGTAAGTCCGTTGGACTTTTTATCATGAGGCAAACAATGAGAGTCATGACTCCACAGAGTAAGAAAGCCAGTAGCAGTGCTAAGAATACCAAAAATGCACCCAACTTTTTAGGCTTTTTGGCACTTTCACTTTTGGTTCCCTGTCCACCACCAGTAGAATTATCAATGAAAGGTGGAAGGCGTAAGAGTGGGTCACCAAGGAATGACCATTTCTCAAATGTTGCCAGCTGTCCCGTTGCAGGTATTACACCAGCGATGTATGGATTGTAAGAGACATTAAACTTGCTCAAGTCACTCAGTTTGTTAAAACTAGCAGGAAAGGTGCCAGAGAAGTTGTTGTATGACAAGTCAAGGTTTTGCATGCACTTGATATTTCCAATTTCTGTTGGAATTTCTCCTGAAAAATTGTTCCTTGTAATGTTGAGAACCACTAGTCCCATGAGTGCAATCTCTGAAGGAAGTTTACCATAGAATTGATTGAATCCCAAATGCAGCATGCTGAAGTTACGCATATTGCCTATATCAGGAGGGACCTCACCAGATAATTGATTACTGGCTAGTTGAAGATAGCCTGAGATGTCTGATGTTCGAACATTAGAACCAGGTACACACACTTGAAATAGGCCATAGCCTGTGTGCAGCTTATCCCACAGATTCCTACAATTCTTCCTATTCAGGAGACTAAAGACAAAGCTAAATGGTGCATAATCAGCTGGTATCCACCTTCTCATTGGCAAGCACTCCCCAAAGCCAGCAGTGATCTTAGTATTTTGTCTGTTAAATAAGAATGTTGGCATTGGATTTGCACCAATGGTTGTCAATTGGGGAGGAATTGTGCCTGAGAGTTGATTGTTTGCTAGGTTCAACCATAATAAGCTGCTGCAGTTCCCCAACTCTGGAGGAATTTCACCTGACAATTGGTTGTCTGCAAGCGTCAACCACAGTAATGAGCTCAACTTTCCCAAGCTTGAAGGAATGGACCCATTCAACATGTTGAAGGACAGGTCAAGGAATTGAATTGCTTGGAAATTTCCGTATTCTGAAGGCATTTGACCTGTAAATTGGTTGTAGGCAAGAATCAAATATCGTAAGCTCATTATCTGAGAAACTTCAATAGGCAATGAACCAGACAAACTGTTGTAGCTCAAGTCCAACCGATAAATGTTGGACAAACCAAGAATTCCTGACGTGTATAAACCTCCTGTATATGAATTTCCATGTAAGACAAGGAATCTGACCTGCTTGAATTTCCCAAATATGTCTTGTATATCTCCTCCAAAGCCGTTTCCACTCAGGTCTAGAAAGGTTAAGTTGCTCAGGCCTACTAGAGACTCTGGAATATCCTTTGAGAAATTATTGCTTCCCATGTGAAGTTCTTGGAGGCCTGAAATCGAACCAATCTCTGTAGCAATAAGTCCACTGAATTTGTtctcatttaaattcaatatCACCAAATCTTTACAATTTGAAATCTCCTTTGGAAATAACCCAACGAACTGATTGTGAAAGAGGTCCAAAATCTGCAAACTGCAATTCCCTGTGAGAAATGATGAAGGGACGGTGCCTGTGAATTTGTTCTCATATAAGGTTAACTCTTTTAGCCTATCAAATCCAGACCATAAGCTTCCAGTCAAATTATTCGTGCTCAAATCAAGATACTTCAGATTCGAGCATCCAACAAACATATTCCCAACATCGCCAGTAAATGCATTTGCAGAAACATTTGCAACAACTAAGCTGGTGCAATTTTCAGGAAAAGCTGACCTGATATCGCCATCAATTCTGTTGACGGCCAGATCAAGAACTTGCAGGCTCTTGAGAAGTGTCAGGTTAATCTCAGCATCAAAGAGATTGTGTGACAAATTCAGGGACTTCAGGTTCTGACAGCGGCCTAAGTCATCCGGAATGGCCCCACCAATCGTGTTCATAGAGAGATCCAGGTAGCTTAGCTGTGTCAACTctgaaaagtttccaaaaagtCCTCCAGCTATGTTGTTGCCGGACAAGTTGATTCCGATCACACGGTTTCCATGGCTATCACATGAAATTCCAGGCCAAGTGCAGGGAGAAGTGCCTGCACTATTCCACAGATTGTAGCTTCCTCTGTTAACAGGATTTTTCTCTTCAAGAAATGACTTCAGGTTGAGTAAAACTTGCTTGTCTGTATCTAGAGAATCCGAAGCAACAAGCTTTCCTGTATTTCAGGGGATATTCAACATTAGTACTGCAATAAATTCATGTCCAGTAAAAAAACAATAAGAATCTAAttacttcatcaagtcaactcATAGTCATCCTTGGAAAACTCAAACAGTTGCTACAAATTCCAACAAACTCTTAATTtatccaagaaaagagaaaagggtcGAAAGATTTTGAATATCCACACAGACTCTTACACATCACGATTGGCGATATGCTGATATTACTACTTCTGCAGAAAACAACGGAAAGGTTCTGATCATAGCCATgaaaaaacttactattacctGTAATCAAGACCAAGAAACTGAGCAATGCTACATAAAACAGATGATCACTTTCGTCTTCAGACATGATCAATGCgaattttcccttcttttctccttcttcttcttctgcttaTTCTTCTTGTTTCTGGTCTATGTTAGATGAATTTTCAGGACCATGTTGAGAAAAATGATGGGACAAAAAGGGACATTGTGGCTTCACAGAGTTGAGAAAGGGAAAAGCAAAATATTTTAGTACAACTCAGAAGCTATTGAATAAACATGAAATGAAAGCTAGCAAGGTGTTGAAACTAGGAGCGCCTGCAGATAGAAAATTGGATTGGACCGTACCAAACGCAGAAGAAATGCACGTACGCTACAGTTTAATACTACCAACATTTGTTTAtcaattctttcttcttctcctttcaATTGTTTACTCTGGGCAATTAACTTACTCAATTTTATACTCCACTTGGTTGTTTCGCATATACATGTCTTGTTGCTCTAGTATTTGTTCTGTGCCTTGAAAAATTTATTCTCCCCACGGGCCATGACCACCCCATAAGAAAGAAACTAAAtggtttcttcctttttttttttgaaggggtAGTTTGGTGTTTTTCCCTCAGAAGTTGGAATTTGGAAGCCACACGAGTGATTGGAGCTGCCCAAAGTTGACCAAATTTGTTTGCACCTTACCGGCTTCGGTTGAAGTCAGAGGATCTGTCTCCAGAGTCTCCACCTTTTGttttggtttggtgaagtgtaaTTTTGGAGATTGAAATTGCTTGCCAGTGGTTGTTTCCAATATAGTAAAAAAGTAGAGggaataaaagaagaaaaaaaagaaaaaagaaagaaaggatccaaagttttttgtactttttttcctattcttttctttcttccaagtCACTCCagtcttttctttcttgctgtTACAAGCCTTTCCCTTtcaataccccaaaaaaaaatcaaaaattcaaaatagaaaagtcacaagtacaaaattaaaagagataGGAgaaacccaaaattttttttaaaaaaaaaagaaaaagaaaaaggatccCAGATATGTCTTTTGGAAACATACTTGAGCATTAATTACTACTCCACCAAAATATGGTAGACATAAGTTTCATGTTTAAGAGGCTAAGGAATTGATGGTTGGAAATTGGTCTTTCAAATGGTACAAGAGGTATAATTCAATGGCATTCAATTACACCACTTAATCCTATTCTTTTACCCTTTCTGGTGGATATATTAGAAGGGAAGGCACCACTAAGTTCTATTCACCAGACAAGCGACTTGGGGTTTTGATAATTCTAACTGAGTTTCCCACGTTCAAATGCATGATTAAAATTCCTTTACAATTGTAACAAAGTATATCAATTCTGCAGTTATAAACCTTGAAAATAGCACAACTAATTTAGGATGAAACAGCTACTAACATATTATTCAATTTTACTAACTCAAAAAACAGTGCAAGTCAAATGTAAATCTCTACTTGATAGCTATTATTACTGGAGGAAGGTCTCATTTTCGAAATGTTTTACACATCAATTGCACATTATTGTTCAATAGTAAAACTTATCATTAATCAGCAATTGCATATAATTCTAATTTAATTCAATTATACTTCGCAGGAATATAATTAAACGCAAAGTAAATTTTTTGGAAGGATACCAATGCGAAAGTGTCCATTGATCACTTTCGCAGTTTGTTTTAAAACTAAGTGGTTATTTTTTAGCACATTTTTTTTGTCTCTATGTTGGGGTTTGTATCTTTCCATGTTGCCAAGATAAGATAAAGTATGTTCCAAATCATATGGCAAAGACAACATTAGGCTGGAGATACACAGGTCATGAGTCACATCCGTCCAGCTTTAAATTAGTGCTGAAATTGGATAGAATACTCTTTCCCTCATAGCATTTTGTAAGCAGAAGATGGTGGGTTCATACGCATCCTCAATTCCTCATGCCATCACACCAAATTAATTATTACTGCACAAGATCACTCTTCCACAAATATTATTCTTGGTTTAGCTACAGTCTCACATGATCTTAAGTGCATTTTTATTGTAATTTGCATCTATTGCACTGTAAAGCCTAATATCGAGACTTCGTTTGGATTGAGGATTTGAAAGGATTTTAAATTTTTcgtcaaattttcaaattcaaacgTTACCTCACAGGATTGTGCTAAATTCATGCATTACCAATGCAATAACTATTGAAACTAAATACATCACTAAAATCCATACTAATGGTAAAAATTTCAATCTTAACACAATCGAGTTGATGGTCTATGACCATAAAACCCTACTATGAAGACAGACTCATATATTGTGTCAATAGGGAATTAAATGGTCAAATTATACTTGTTGGAATAAGGCATTAATGAAGACTTAATTAATCATAGAGTCATCTATTCCTCATGTGTAATAGATTGCAATCTGAAGAAACTGATAGTTTTGATGACATATAAGATTGTACAAGCATTTCCATTcatcttattttatttaatggttCGAAGAGGGCAGGCAATGTGACCTAAGCCAAG encodes:
- the LOC113741902 gene encoding probable LRR receptor-like serine/threonine-protein kinase At1g74360, with amino-acid sequence MSEDESDHLFYVALLSFLVLITGKLVASDSLDTDKQVLLNLKSFLEEKNPVNRGSYNLWNSAGTSPCTWPGISCDSHGNRVIGINLSGNNIAGGLFGNFSELTQLSYLDLSMNTIGGAIPDDLGRCQNLKSLNLSHNLFDAEINLTLLKSLQVLDLAVNRIDGDIRSAFPENCTSLVVANVSANAFTGDVGNMFVGCSNLKYLDLSTNNLTGSLWSGFDRLKELTLYENKFTGTVPSSFLTGNCSLQILDLFHNQFVGLFPKEISNCKDLVILNLNENKFSGLIATEIGSISGLQELHMGSNNFSKDIPESLVGLSNLTFLDLSGNGFGGDIQDIFGKFKQVRFLVLHGNSYTGGLYTSGILGLSNIYRLDLSYNSLSGSLPIEVSQIMSLRYLILAYNQFTGQMPSEYGNFQAIQFLDLSFNMLNGSIPSSLGKLSSLLWLTLADNQLSGEIPPELGNCSSLLWLNLANNQLSGTIPPQLTTIGANPMPTFLFNRQNTKITAGFGECLPMRRWIPADYAPFSFVFSLLNRKNCRNLWDKLHTGYGLFQVCVPGSNVRTSDISGYLQLASNQLSGEVPPDIGNMRNFSMLHLGFNQFYGKLPSEIALMGLVVLNITRNNFSGEIPTEIGNIKCMQNLDLSYNNFSGTFPASFNKLSDLSKFNVSYNPYIAGVIPATGQLATFEKWSFLGDPLLRLPPFIDNSTGGGQGTKSESAKKPKKLGAFLVFLALLLAFLLCGVMTLIVCLMIKSPTDLPGYLLEESKGMHELVSTSSSSSPWLSDRVMVIRLDKTAFTHADILQATSNFSNDRIIGRGGSGIVYRGVLPNGTEVAIKKLQREGVEGEREFQAEMEALSGNGFGWPHPNLVKLYGWCLDGSEKLLVYEYMEGGTLEDLIIDRTRFTWKRRIEVAVDVAHALVYLHHECYPCIVHRDVKASNVLLDKNGKARVTDFGLARVINGGSHVSTMVAGTIGYVAPEYGQIWHATTKGDVYSYGVLVMELATGRRAVDGGEECLLEWARRVMGDGRQGFTRSLIPVSLLVSGLEKGAEEMCELLRIGIRCTTETPQARPNMKEVLAMLLQISGRGSRRHQSYGSSSSSG